One Indicator indicator isolate 239-I01 chromosome Z, UM_Iind_1.1, whole genome shotgun sequence genomic window carries:
- the CD180 gene encoding LOW QUALITY PROTEIN: CD180 antigen (The sequence of the model RefSeq protein was modified relative to this genomic sequence to represent the inferred CDS: inserted 6 bases in 5 codons; deleted 5 bases in 5 codons; substituted 5 bases at 5 genomic stop codons) codes for MAFTQLFVCVVTMANGADSSKEQREQAGLRVISEELLVTTENLNFSLNVFTSLQNSSFSELKSLLCLDCSRCXVSWVYDNAFESNKQLQIIVLXHLSDTAVTGPWSLKQLILMQTGIISISFIPMTDLDSLDTLILGSNQXPYFPTQYLKCLGFQMNNRIKITAGDVCILQKTSNINLIFKGDDIIYIKPGAFQSHFYSSGFGGCADILGVLAGIQNSTAQTLWLGTSHGVEKEPCISPNILQGLCNISVNNLYLQLQHFKYLNIDVFQCLTRLXKMVLTQTHTSAMPPSISGMSSLAELDLSANSFEHHRDISSAAFPSLTHLRIKGKTRFLQLGPGCLEKPAELQHLGSIKSHTESFDCCKEALXSLSSLXYLNLSHNIKLHLQDVLIKISANLELLDVAVTPLHRALAENPFQALTMLMVKNFSSSHINTSIQHLFQGLENFMHLDLSQNNFESGIMPKNKLFKQLSNLEVLILSPCELTALGNQAFHSLTKLQHVDLSHNXTVLSTDAFPSPKNIYLSFAHNRTCNVSGDKLASLAGHFIINLSYNPLEYICSXSGLITCYXQNLDKIEDSKGARCFETKLLAGAQLAIISLFRGFNTAGIIAADLEVLPCGAIFVWGAHYYKXNYQRI; via the exons ATGGCATTTACACAACTTTTTGTCTGCGTTGTGACCATGGCAAATGGTGCTGATAGCAgtaaagagcagagagaacaagcag GACTGAGGGTGATTTCTGAAGAACTACTTGTCACAACAGAAAATCTCAACTTCAGCCTCAATGTGTTCACTTCCCTTCAGAATTCATCCTTCTCCGAGCTGAAGTCTCTTCTCTGCTTAGA TTGCTCAAGATGTTAGGTCAGCTGGGTGTATGACAATGCCTTTGAGAGTAACAAGCAGCTGCAGATAATTGTGC CTCATCTTTCTGACACAGCAGTCACTGGCCCATGGTCCCTGAAGCAGCTTATCTTAATGCAGACAGGAATAATCAGTATATCCTTTATTCCAATGACAGATCTGGACAGCTTGGATACTCTCATCTTGGGCAGCAACC CTCCCTATTTTCCTACTCAATACCTCAAATGCCTTGGCTTTCAAATGAACAACAGAATAAAAATCACAGCAGGAGATGTCTGCATTCTGCAGAAGACCAGCAATATAAATCTCATCTTCAAAGGCGACGACATCATATACATTAAACCTGGAGCTTTCCAGTCCCATTTCTACAGTTCAGGCTTTGGGGGCTGTGCTGACATCCTTGGGGTCCTGGCAGGTATACAGAACTCCACAGCTCAGACTCTTTGGCTAGGAACATCTCATGGTGTGGAAAAGGAGCCCTGCATAAGTCCAAATATTTTACAAGGCCTCTGTAATATCTCTGTCAACAATCTCTACCTGCAGCTACAGCACTTC AAATACCTAAACATAGATGTGTTTCAGTGCTTGACCAGGCTCTGAAAGATGGTCCTAACTCAAACCCACACCAGTGCAATG CCCCCTAGTATCAGTGGCATGAGCTCTCTAGCAGAGTTAGATCTCAGTGCAAACTCCTTTGAACACCACCGAgacatcagctctgctgctttcccctctctcaCCCACCTCCGCATCAAGGGGAAGACACggttcctgcagctgggcccTGGCTGCTTAGAGAAACCGGCAGAGCTTCAACATCTTGGTTCAATCAAGAGCCATACTGAAAGCTTTGACTGTTGTAAGGAAGCAC ACAGTTTGAGCAGCCTTTAGTACCTGAATCTGAGCCACAACATAAAGCTCCACCTCCAAGATGTGCTCATTAAGATCAGCGCTAACCTGGAGCTACTGGATGTAGCTGTCACTCCTCTTCACAGGGCCCTTGCTGAA aacccgttccaggctctcaccatgctcatggtgaagaacttc tcctcctcccacattaacacTAGCATTCAGCATCTCTTTCAAGGTCTGGAAAACTTCATGCACTTGGACCTTAGTCAAAATAACTTTGAGTCAGGGATCATGCCAAAGAACAAACTGTTCAAACAGCTATCCAATTTAGAGGTGCTAATTTTATCACCCTGTGAACTGACAGCACTAGGCAACCAAGCATTCCACAGCCTCACGAAGTTACAGCATGTTGATCTGAGCCACA AAACTGTATTGAGCACAGATGCATTTCCAAGCCCCAAGAACATCTATCTGAGTTTTGCCCACAACAGGACCTGTAATGTATCAGGTGACAAATTAGCATCCCTAGCTGGCCACTTTATAATCAACTTAAGTTACAACCCTCTG GAGTACATCTGCTCATAAAGTGGTTTAATCACCTGCTA ACAGAATCTGGATAAAATAGAAGACTCCAAAGGAGCAAGATGCTTTGAAACCAAACTgcttgctggggctcagctggCCATCATCTCACTCTTCCGTGGGTTCAACACAGCAGGAATCATTGCAGCAGACCTGGAGGTT TTACCCTGTGGTGCCATCTTTGTTTGGGGTGCTCACTATTACAAGTGAAACTACCAGCGAATATAA